One Nitrospira sp. DNA window includes the following coding sequences:
- a CDS encoding prephenate dehydrogenase/arogenate dehydrogenase family protein, whose amino-acid sequence MTVHFKQVAIIGVGLIGGSLGMILRRKGLADQVVGVGRRVENLKTAVELGAIDRYVADPKEGVRDADLVILATPVDTYDRHLKEWAGCLLPGAIVSDVGSVKGTLVEQSEASMPAGVHFVGAHPIAGKEKTGVAAGTDQLFTGARCIVTPTSKTDAQALARVRALWQETGSVVLMMDPHLHDQILGAVSHLPHVAAFALITALADLRDREITSLDLAAHSGGGLRDTTRIAASSPEMWRDIFLWNRDNVVHFIDAYQRALQEFKCLVQARDAAGIEKAIERAKGEREKLNPRPPVSA is encoded by the coding sequence ATGACCGTTCATTTCAAACAGGTGGCCATCATCGGGGTCGGGCTCATCGGCGGGTCGCTAGGCATGATCCTGCGCCGCAAGGGATTGGCCGATCAGGTGGTCGGCGTGGGACGGCGGGTGGAGAATCTGAAGACCGCCGTCGAGCTGGGCGCTATCGATCGCTATGTCGCCGATCCGAAAGAGGGCGTGCGCGACGCGGACCTCGTGATCTTGGCGACGCCGGTGGATACCTACGACCGGCATCTGAAAGAGTGGGCTGGCTGTTTGTTGCCCGGTGCTATCGTGAGCGATGTCGGAAGTGTGAAAGGGACGCTGGTCGAACAGTCGGAAGCCAGCATGCCGGCCGGTGTGCATTTTGTCGGCGCGCATCCTATCGCAGGGAAAGAAAAAACCGGCGTGGCGGCGGGGACGGATCAGCTGTTCACAGGCGCCCGCTGCATTGTGACCCCCACGTCCAAGACCGATGCGCAGGCATTGGCGCGAGTGCGGGCGTTGTGGCAGGAGACGGGATCTGTGGTGTTGATGATGGATCCGCACTTGCACGATCAGATTCTGGGCGCGGTCAGCCATCTGCCCCATGTGGCGGCCTTTGCGCTCATCACGGCATTGGCGGATTTGCGTGACCGTGAAATCACCTCCCTCGATCTGGCCGCCCATTCCGGCGGGGGCTTGCGGGATACAACGCGCATTGCGGCCAGTTCTCCGGAAATGTGGCGGGATATTTTTTTGTGGAACCGCGACAACGTGGTGCATTTCATTGACGCCTATCAACGGGCGCTTCAGGAGTTTAAGTGTTTGGTCCAAGCCCGTGATGCAGCTGGGATTGAGAAGGCGATCGAACGGGCAAAAGGTGAACGGGAGAAACTCAATCCCCGTCCGCCCGTGTCGGCATAA
- the ruvB gene encoding Holliday junction branch migration DNA helicase RuvB encodes MSDRIVNAQLTDDERSLEQTLRPQTLDEYIGQARMKESLRVCIDAATQRGETLDHTIFYGPPGLGKTTIAHIIAREMGGTLRATSGLVLAHAGDLAAILTNLQEHDVLFIDEIHRLPASVEEALYPAMEDFQLDLVVGQGPAARTVKLDLPRFTLVGATTKAGALTSPLRDRFGLVYRLEFYSPEELQVIVMRSAGLLNIPIDPEGAHEIACRARGTPRIVNRLIKRVRDFAQVKAEGRITQTVAHQALAWLGVDSAGFDEMDRKILLTIIEKFGGGPVGVESLAAAVQEDRSTLEDVHEPYLIQAGYLDRTGRGRQVTKAALEHFNKPTRQLF; translated from the coding sequence ATGAGCGACCGGATCGTGAACGCCCAGTTGACCGATGACGAACGCAGCCTCGAACAGACGCTGCGTCCGCAGACGCTCGACGAATACATCGGCCAGGCGCGCATGAAAGAATCGCTGCGGGTCTGCATCGACGCCGCCACGCAGCGAGGCGAAACCCTCGACCATACGATTTTCTATGGTCCCCCAGGGCTGGGGAAAACCACCATCGCCCATATTATTGCCCGTGAAATGGGCGGAACCTTGCGGGCCACTTCCGGACTGGTGCTGGCGCATGCGGGCGATCTCGCGGCAATCCTCACCAATCTGCAAGAGCATGACGTGCTGTTTATCGACGAAATCCATCGGTTGCCAGCCTCGGTTGAAGAGGCGCTCTATCCCGCGATGGAGGATTTTCAACTCGACCTCGTCGTGGGGCAGGGGCCTGCCGCCAGAACCGTAAAACTCGACCTCCCCCGTTTTACCCTGGTCGGGGCCACGACCAAAGCCGGGGCTCTCACGTCGCCGTTGCGGGATCGGTTTGGATTGGTCTATCGGCTGGAGTTCTATTCGCCGGAGGAGCTGCAAGTGATTGTCATGCGGTCCGCCGGGCTGCTCAATATTCCTATCGACCCCGAAGGCGCCCATGAAATCGCCTGCCGCGCCCGAGGCACGCCCCGCATCGTCAATCGGCTGATCAAACGGGTCCGCGACTTTGCCCAGGTGAAAGCCGAGGGCCGGATCACGCAAACGGTCGCCCATCAGGCCTTGGCCTGGCTCGGTGTGGATTCAGCCGGGTTTGATGAGATGGATCGCAAAATTCTCCTCACGATCATCGAGAAGTTCGGCGGAGGGCCGGTGGGAGTGGAATCGTTGGCGGCGGCGGTGCAGGAAGATCGCAGCACCCTCGAAGATGTGCATGAGCCCTATCTGATCCAAGCCGGCTATCTCGACCGCACCGGGCGAGGCCGCCAAGTCACCAAAGCGGCCCTCGAGCATTTCAACAAGCCGACAAGGCAGCTGTTCTAG
- the pheA gene encoding prephenate dehydratase: protein MPGDLSDYRKEIDRIDDEILRLLNERSKSVIEIGRIKKAQDADANLHTPAREAAIIERLVGQNTGPFPSEAIRPVYREIMSASLSLEGPQKVAYLGPRATFTHMACMQKFGSSAQYIPVHSIKEVFNEVERGRANFGVVPIENTTEGVVNHTLDMFVDSNLVIYGEVLQEVSHHLMSKTGVAEEVKKICSHPQAIAQCRNWLETHMPHVSVSEVASTARAAEMCQEDGTIAAIASELAAQLYGLKVIKARIEDNMNNFTRFLVLSQKPPQRTGKDKTSLMLSIKDKVGALYDLLRPFASHGISMTKIESRPSRRKAWEYIFFVDVEGHMEEERVSRAIEEIKSRCLFMKILGSYPAHS, encoded by the coding sequence ATGCCTGGTGACCTTTCCGACTATCGGAAAGAGATTGATCGTATCGACGATGAGATTCTTCGTCTGCTCAACGAGCGGTCGAAGAGTGTCATTGAAATCGGTCGTATCAAAAAAGCGCAGGACGCGGACGCCAACCTCCATACCCCGGCCCGCGAAGCCGCGATCATCGAGCGATTGGTCGGTCAGAATACCGGCCCATTTCCCTCTGAAGCCATCCGTCCCGTGTATCGGGAAATCATGTCCGCCTCGCTCTCGCTGGAAGGCCCGCAGAAGGTCGCCTATCTGGGCCCCCGCGCGACCTTCACGCACATGGCCTGCATGCAAAAATTCGGATCATCGGCGCAATACATCCCGGTCCACAGCATCAAGGAAGTGTTCAACGAGGTGGAGCGAGGCCGTGCGAATTTTGGCGTCGTCCCGATCGAGAACACGACGGAGGGTGTGGTGAACCATACGCTCGACATGTTCGTTGACTCGAACCTCGTCATTTACGGGGAAGTCTTGCAGGAAGTTTCTCATCATCTGATGTCGAAGACCGGGGTGGCTGAAGAGGTCAAGAAGATCTGTTCGCATCCGCAGGCGATCGCGCAATGCCGCAACTGGCTTGAAACCCACATGCCGCATGTATCCGTGTCGGAAGTCGCGAGCACAGCCCGCGCGGCGGAAATGTGTCAGGAGGATGGCACCATTGCTGCCATTGCTTCGGAACTGGCGGCCCAGCTCTATGGCTTGAAAGTCATCAAGGCTCGCATCGAAGACAACATGAACAATTTCACCCGGTTCCTCGTCCTGTCTCAAAAGCCACCACAGCGCACCGGGAAAGACAAGACGTCGTTGATGCTCTCGATCAAGGATAAAGTTGGCGCACTGTATGACTTGCTCAGGCCCTTTGCCTCGCATGGGATCAGCATGACGAAGATCGAGTCGCGGCCGTCCCGACGCAAAGCGTGGGAGTATATTTTCTTCGTCGATGTGGAGGGCCACATGGAAGAAGAGCGCGTAAGCCGGGCTATTGAAGAAATCAAAAGCCGCTGTCTCTTTATGAAGATCTTGGGCTCCTATCCAGCACACAGTTAG
- the hisC gene encoding histidinol-phosphate transaminase produces the protein MALRIHPDIASLNPYVPGKPIEELQREMGLARVIKLASNENPLGPSPKALTALVGGHDSLHRYPDGGAYRLRQALADRWKLTLDHIILGNGSDEILGLLARTFLAPGDEAVMADQTFVIYKMEVTAAHGKAVIVPLVNWTHDLDSMAKAITPKTRLVFLCNPNNPTGTMVSADSVARFMARVPEDVVVVFDEAYFEYVRDPHFPDSLQYVTQGRNAIVLRTFSKIYGLAGLRIGYGLTTPEITNCLNRVRPPFNANTLAQRAALAALADDDHVAKSRAVNTAGMQQLERGLRGLGFTTIPSQANFLYFDVKRDGRGVFDALLREGVIVRHIEGTMLRVTIGQPDENDAFLGALKQVVQP, from the coding sequence ATGGCACTTCGTATTCATCCAGACATTGCCTCGCTCAACCCGTACGTTCCGGGCAAGCCGATTGAAGAGCTGCAGCGGGAGATGGGCCTGGCACGGGTCATCAAGTTGGCCTCGAATGAAAATCCGCTGGGGCCCTCGCCGAAAGCGCTGACTGCGCTCGTCGGGGGGCATGATAGTTTGCATCGCTATCCGGATGGCGGGGCATATCGCTTGCGGCAGGCGCTGGCCGATCGCTGGAAGCTCACCCTGGATCACATCATTCTCGGCAATGGCTCAGACGAAATCCTTGGGTTGCTGGCCAGGACTTTCCTTGCGCCGGGCGATGAAGCCGTCATGGCCGATCAGACATTCGTCATCTACAAGATGGAAGTGACGGCGGCCCATGGCAAGGCGGTGATCGTTCCATTGGTTAACTGGACGCACGATCTTGACAGCATGGCGAAGGCCATCACCCCCAAGACGAGGCTGGTGTTTCTCTGCAATCCCAATAACCCGACGGGGACGATGGTATCTGCCGATTCCGTCGCCCGGTTCATGGCACGGGTTCCAGAGGATGTGGTTGTCGTGTTTGACGAGGCCTATTTCGAGTATGTGCGCGACCCACATTTTCCTGATAGCCTGCAGTACGTAACGCAAGGGCGGAACGCGATTGTGCTCAGGACCTTCTCGAAGATCTATGGATTGGCCGGACTGCGGATTGGCTATGGCCTGACGACGCCGGAGATCACCAATTGCTTGAATCGGGTTCGCCCGCCGTTCAATGCCAATACGCTCGCGCAGCGCGCGGCGCTGGCGGCGCTGGCTGATGACGACCATGTAGCAAAGAGCCGCGCGGTGAATACCGCGGGCATGCAGCAGTTGGAGCGCGGGTTGCGGGGGCTCGGGTTTACGACGATCCCCAGCCAGGCCAATTTTCTCTATTTTGATGTCAAACGTGACGGCCGGGGTGTGTTCGACGCCTTGCTGCGCGAAGGCGTCATTGTGCGGCATATTGAGGGCACGATGTTGCGCGTGACGATCGGGCAGCCGGATGAGAACGACGCATTCCTGGGCGCGTTGAAACAGGTCGTGCAGCCGTAG
- the aroF gene encoding 3-deoxy-7-phosphoheptulonate synthase, with amino-acid sequence MIIVLKPEASEREVDRIIDRLRELGLKSQLSTGQERTIIGVIGDDRILQNQPLTALPGVESVLPILAPWKLVSREFKREGTIIDVGGVKIGGNKVVIMAGPCAVERLELTVGIAHEVKASGASILRGGAYKPRTSPYSFQGLGREGLDYLLEAKKQTGLPVVSEILDTRDIELFLEKADIIQIGARNMQNFELLKEVGAYDKPVLLKRGLSATIKEFLLSAEYIMSRGNRNVMLCERGIRTFETQYRNTLDLAAIPTLKELSHLPVIVDPSHATGKWNLVAPMSKAAVAAGADGLLIEVHSNPECALCDGEESIRPSKFKELMQDLRKIGTAVGREV; translated from the coding sequence ATGATTATCGTCTTGAAGCCTGAGGCGTCTGAACGGGAAGTCGATCGCATTATCGATCGCCTGCGTGAATTAGGGCTAAAGTCGCAACTCTCCACAGGGCAAGAGCGGACGATCATCGGCGTCATCGGCGACGACCGGATTCTCCAGAACCAGCCGTTGACGGCGCTGCCCGGTGTCGAGAGTGTGTTGCCGATCCTGGCGCCGTGGAAACTGGTGAGCCGGGAGTTCAAGCGGGAAGGGACGATCATCGACGTTGGCGGCGTGAAGATTGGCGGCAATAAAGTCGTGATCATGGCGGGGCCTTGCGCCGTGGAGCGGCTGGAACTGACGGTCGGGATCGCGCACGAGGTCAAAGCGTCCGGCGCATCGATCCTCCGCGGCGGCGCCTACAAGCCGCGCACGTCGCCCTATTCGTTCCAAGGGCTCGGCCGCGAAGGCCTCGATTACCTGCTGGAGGCGAAAAAACAAACGGGCTTGCCGGTGGTCAGCGAAATTCTCGACACGCGGGATATCGAGCTCTTTCTTGAAAAAGCCGACATCATCCAGATCGGTGCCCGCAATATGCAGAACTTTGAACTCTTGAAAGAGGTCGGTGCGTACGACAAGCCGGTGCTGCTCAAACGGGGCCTTTCCGCGACCATTAAAGAGTTTCTGCTTTCGGCGGAGTACATCATGTCGCGGGGCAATCGCAATGTGATGCTCTGCGAACGCGGCATTCGGACATTTGAAACCCAGTATCGCAACACTCTGGATCTCGCGGCGATTCCGACATTGAAAGAGCTGTCGCATCTCCCCGTGATCGTGGATCCCAGCCATGCGACCGGCAAGTGGAATCTTGTGGCGCCCATGTCAAAAGCGGCCGTGGCGGCAGGGGCCGATGGCCTGCTGATCGAAGTCCACTCCAATCCGGAATGCGCCCTCTGCGACGGAGAAGAATCGATCAGGCCGTCGAAATTCAAGGAGCTGATGCAGGATTTGCGAAAAATTGGAACGGCCGTCGGGCGGGAAGTCTAG